In the genome of Salmo trutta chromosome 18, fSalTru1.1, whole genome shotgun sequence, one region contains:
- the LOC115153037 gene encoding insulin-degrading enzyme-like isoform X5, which translates to MKNEFIPTNFDIYPLEKDSPSAPTLIKDTAMSKVWFKQDDKFFLPKACLNFEFFSPFAYVDPIHCNMAYLYLELLKDSLNEYAYAAELAGLNYDLQNTIYGMYLSVKGYNDKQHILLKKIIEKMANFDIDEKRFDIIKEAYMRSLNNFRAEQPHQHAMYYLRLLMTEVAWTKDELKEALDDVTLPRLKAFIPQLLSRLHIETLLHGNITKESALGMMQMVEDTLMNQAHTKPLLPSQLIRYREVQVPDGGWYVYQQRNEVHNNCGIEIYYQTDMQTTHDNMLLELFCQIISEPCFNTLRTKEQLGYIVFSGPRRANGVQGLRFIIQSEKAPHYLESRVEAFLKATEKSVEEMNDEAFQKHIQALAIRRLDKPKKLAAECAKYWGEIISQQYNFDRDNIEVAYLKTLTKENIMQFYLDLLAVDAPKRHKVSVHVLSREMDSCPVVGEFPAQNDVNLVPAPSLPQPTLVQDMTEFKRSLPLFPLAKPFTHINFMAAKL; encoded by the exons ATGAAGAACGAGTTCATTCCTACCAACTTTGATATCTACCCTCTGGAGAAAGACTCACCCTCCGCCCCAACTCTAATCAAG GACACTGCTATGAGCAAGGTGTGGTTCAAGCAGGATGACAAGTTTTTCCTACCAAAGGCATGCCTGAACTTTGAGTTCTTCAG CCCGTTTGCGTATGTGGACCCCATACATTGTAACATGGCCTATTTGTACCTGGAGCTCCTCAAAGACTCCCTCAACGAGTATGCATATGCAGCCGAGCTAGCAGGCTTGAACTATGACCTCCAAAATACCATCTATGGGATGTAT CTCTCAGTGAAGGGCTACAATGACAAGCAGCACATCCTGCTGAAGAAGATCATTGAGAAGATGGCCAACTTTGATATTGATGAGAAACGCTTTGACATCATCAAGGAAGCG TATATGAGGTCACTGAACAACTTTCGGGCAGAGCAACCCCATCAGCATGCCATGTACTACCTGCGTCTGCTGATGACAGAGGTGGCCTGGACCAAAGACGAACTCAAGGAGGCCCTGGACG ATGTCACTCTCCCCCGCCTCAAGGCCTTTATACCTCAACTATTGTCACGGTTACACATCGAGACCCTTCTCCATGGCAACATCACCAAGGAG tctGCTCTAGGCATGATGCAGATGGTCGAGGACACGCTTATGAATcaagcccacaccaagcccctctTACCAAGCCAGTTGATTCGCTACAGGGAGGTGCAGGTGCCAGATG GTGGCTGGTATGTGTACCAGCAGAGGAACGAGGTGCACAACAACTGTGGCATAGAGAtctactaccagacagacatgcagacaacCCACGACAACATGCTGCTGGAGCTCTTCTGTCAGATCATCTCTGAGCCCTGCTTCAACACACTGCGCACCAAAGAACAGTTGG GGTACATAGTGTTTAGCGGTCCGCGGCGCGCTAACGGGGTCCAGGGCCTGCGCTTCATCATCCAGTCGGAGAAGGCCCCCCACTACCTGGAGAGCCGGGTAGAGGCTTTCCTAAAAGCCACAGAGAAGTCTGTGGAGGAAATGAACGACGAGGCCTTCCAGAAACACATCCAGGCCCTGGCCATCCGCCGCCTGGACAAGCCCAAGAAGCTGGCTGCCGAGTGCGCCAAGTACTGGGGGGAGATCATCTCCCAGCAGTACAACTTCGACAGAG ATAACATTGAGGTGGCCTATCTGAAGACGTTGACTAAAGAGAACATCATGCAGTTCTACCTG GATCTGTTGGCGGTGGACGCACCCAAGAGGCACAAGGTGTCTGTGCACGTCCTGTCTCGGGAGATGGACTCCT GCCCCGTCGTGGGAGAGTTCCCTGCCCAGAATGACGTCAACCTGGTCCCTGCCCCATCCCTGCCACAG CCTACGTTGGTGCAGGACATGACTGAGTTCAAGAGGAGCCTGCCCCTCTTTCCCCTGGCCAAGCCATTCACTCACATCAACTTCATGGCTGCCAAACTGtga